One Paludisphaera rhizosphaerae genomic window carries:
- a CDS encoding GNAT family N-acetyltransferase, whose product MEYCLGTEADHEAVYQTLLHVFHGPDRETFLGTLSDPAYRPDQRLLVKVDGRVASHVHLTERKIRYGGVSIPMNGVMWIGTLPEYRGLGFAQNLMRLAGERSRATGAVVQALTTRMPRFYKPMGWGICGRGTFGQILSRNLPQAVDGIVEAKGGGWHVRPWRQVELGDLMSLYDAQFRTTTGTVDRSEEYWRWLIGRRYAHVIWVACQGEAVRGYAFVKDHRILEIATDPAHPQALKALLGRVRAEALERAYPEVTINAPIGHPALDAGRSASGKMFDQDAVDGSVSMYNVPDVGRFLKAILPELSKRAQEAGSVPLELGLTVDDHRWLIHADGKGSRVEPDKLSRRHLTLSSATFVRLAMGHVGVDEAANEDGFVASTATALDAARVLFPVQAVWRSPLDSATA is encoded by the coding sequence GTGGAGTACTGTCTGGGAACCGAGGCCGACCATGAGGCGGTCTACCAGACGTTGCTCCACGTCTTCCACGGACCCGATCGCGAAACCTTCCTGGGGACCCTCAGCGACCCGGCATACCGTCCCGACCAGCGCTTGCTGGTGAAGGTTGACGGCCGGGTGGCGAGTCACGTCCACCTGACCGAACGAAAGATCCGTTACGGCGGCGTCTCCATCCCCATGAACGGGGTGATGTGGATCGGGACTCTCCCCGAGTATCGCGGTCTTGGTTTCGCCCAGAACCTGATGCGGCTCGCGGGAGAGCGTTCGCGCGCGACGGGGGCCGTCGTCCAGGCCCTCACGACGCGGATGCCCCGGTTTTACAAACCCATGGGATGGGGGATCTGTGGTCGCGGCACCTTTGGCCAGATCCTGAGCCGGAACCTGCCGCAGGCCGTCGACGGCATCGTCGAGGCGAAAGGCGGCGGCTGGCACGTCCGTCCCTGGCGGCAGGTCGAGCTGGGCGATTTGATGTCGCTCTACGACGCCCAGTTCCGCACCACCACCGGAACCGTGGACCGCTCCGAGGAATACTGGCGGTGGTTGATCGGCCGGCGCTACGCCCACGTGATCTGGGTCGCCTGCCAGGGGGAGGCCGTTCGCGGCTACGCCTTCGTCAAGGACCATCGGATCCTGGAGATCGCCACTGATCCAGCCCATCCCCAGGCGCTGAAGGCGCTCCTGGGACGCGTTCGCGCGGAGGCCCTGGAACGGGCCTACCCCGAGGTCACCATCAACGCCCCGATTGGCCACCCGGCGCTCGACGCCGGCCGATCAGCCTCGGGTAAGATGTTCGATCAGGACGCCGTCGACGGGTCCGTCTCGATGTATAACGTGCCCGACGTGGGGCGTTTCCTGAAGGCGATCCTGCCCGAACTGAGCAAGCGAGCCCAGGAGGCCGGCTCGGTCCCCCTGGAACTTGGCCTGACCGTCGACGACCACCGCTGGCTGATCCACGCCGACGGCAAGGGGTCTCGGGTCGAGCCTGACAAGCTCAGCCGCCGTCACCTCACGCTCAGCTCGGCGACGTTCGTCCGGCTGGCGATGGGTCACGTCGGCGTCGACGAGGCCGCCAATGAGGACGGCTTCGTCGCCTCTACGGCGACGGCCCTCGACGCGGCGCGCGTCCTGTTCCCCGTCCAGGCCGTCTGGCGGAGCCCACTCGACTCCGCGACGGCCTGA
- a CDS encoding formylglycine-generating enzyme family protein, with product MTNTLKKSRSTSFLAIALAAWAGVLGGCEQKEKTPAGELTQPAPAATTSPASGEPSASSAAPEKAAVPPPEGMVWIPGGVFTMGTDDPEAHPSERPAHKVKVDSFWIDATEVTNGQFRKFVDATGYKTVAERPVDWDVMKTQLPPGTEKPPEEMLKPGSLVFTPPVGALPPGGLDDISNWWRWTAGADWKHPEGPDSSIDGKDDLPVVHVSFEDAEAYAKWAGKRLPTEAEWERASRGGVEGQKYGWGDTFSPEGKRLANTWQGRFPEVVEDHDGYPRIAPVKMFPPNAFGLYDTIGNVWEWCSDWYRPDSYRMNGDTTLTINPKGPDQSYDPDERYQPKRVTRGGSFLCSSNYCTNYRPSARQGTATDSGMSHLGFRCIKDSTPTQAAP from the coding sequence ATGACGAACACCCTCAAGAAGTCGCGGTCGACCTCGTTCCTCGCAATCGCCCTTGCGGCCTGGGCCGGCGTTCTCGGTGGGTGCGAGCAGAAGGAGAAGACCCCTGCAGGCGAACTGACGCAGCCGGCCCCCGCCGCGACGACCTCGCCCGCGTCGGGAGAGCCGTCCGCTTCCTCGGCCGCGCCGGAGAAGGCCGCCGTTCCGCCCCCGGAGGGAATGGTCTGGATTCCCGGCGGCGTCTTCACGATGGGGACCGACGACCCGGAAGCCCACCCCTCCGAGCGTCCTGCCCACAAGGTGAAGGTCGACAGCTTCTGGATCGACGCGACGGAAGTCACCAACGGCCAGTTCCGCAAGTTCGTCGACGCCACCGGCTACAAGACGGTCGCCGAACGCCCCGTCGACTGGGACGTCATGAAGACCCAATTGCCGCCGGGCACGGAGAAGCCCCCCGAGGAGATGCTCAAACCCGGCTCGCTGGTCTTCACCCCGCCGGTCGGAGCCCTGCCGCCGGGCGGACTCGACGACATCTCCAACTGGTGGCGCTGGACCGCCGGCGCCGACTGGAAGCATCCGGAAGGACCGGACAGCTCGATCGACGGCAAGGACGATCTCCCCGTCGTGCACGTCTCCTTCGAGGACGCCGAGGCCTACGCCAAATGGGCCGGCAAACGCCTGCCCACCGAGGCCGAATGGGAACGAGCCTCGCGCGGCGGCGTTGAAGGCCAGAAGTATGGCTGGGGCGACACGTTCTCGCCCGAGGGCAAGCGCCTGGCGAACACCTGGCAGGGTCGGTTCCCGGAAGTCGTCGAGGACCACGACGGCTACCCCCGCATCGCGCCGGTCAAGATGTTCCCCCCCAACGCTTTCGGACTGTACGACACGATCGGCAACGTCTGGGAATGGTGCTCCGACTGGTACCGCCCCGACAGCTATCGAATGAACGGCGACACGACGCTCACGATCAACCCCAAGGGGCCCGACCAGAGCTACGACCCGGACGAACGCTATCAGCCCAAGCGAGTCACCCGCGGCGGCTCGTTTCTGTGCAGCTCGAACTACTGCACAAACTACCGCCCCAGCGCCCGCCAGGGGACGGCCACCGACTCCGGGATGTCGCACCTGGGCTTCCGCTGCATCAAGGACTCCACCCCCACGCAAGCCGCCCCCTGA